One Bacteroidia bacterium genomic region harbors:
- a CDS encoding M23 family metallopeptidase → MRTKKGKFVLNPETFQYRAARYDAKLLKHRILIVSLLSIVIAGFGLYFIEQKLGDLQIIYLEWAWQQKVAKNDQLLAKYKELEKRLGTIHDNDNGYYRSLLSLTPLDADVWEGGTGGSAKYTKLLPEVRPIAILSDKLLYRTKLQHNSFSTIEKLAPEKSNELSHIPAIKPLNTRTSSGFGYRNDPFFGAGFFHTGIDFDSHIGDKIYATGDGKVITSGITETGYGIQVEINHGYGFVTKYAHMSKSLVKVGQAISRGQLIGLVGSTGWSTGPHLHYEVIKNGVKINPEDYYYSKQR, encoded by the coding sequence ATGCGGACAAAAAAAGGAAAATTCGTACTTAATCCAGAAACATTTCAATATAGAGCAGCTCGTTATGATGCTAAATTATTGAAGCACAGGATTTTGATAGTTTCATTACTTTCTATTGTAATAGCTGGTTTCGGCCTCTATTTTATAGAGCAGAAGTTAGGAGATTTACAGATTATTTATCTGGAATGGGCTTGGCAGCAAAAGGTAGCTAAAAATGACCAGCTACTTGCAAAGTACAAAGAATTAGAAAAGAGATTGGGTACAATACATGATAATGACAATGGATATTATCGTTCGCTCTTAAGTTTAACCCCCTTAGATGCTGATGTGTGGGAAGGAGGTACTGGGGGGTCTGCAAAGTACACCAAACTGTTACCGGAAGTTCGCCCAATTGCTATTTTGAGCGATAAGTTACTGTATAGAACAAAGTTGCAGCATAATAGTTTTTCGACTATCGAAAAATTAGCTCCAGAGAAGTCAAATGAACTAAGCCATATACCCGCCATAAAACCGCTAAATACCAGAACTTCCAGTGGATTTGGCTACCGAAATGACCCGTTTTTTGGGGCAGGTTTCTTTCATACCGGTATAGACTTTGACTCCCATATTGGTGACAAAATCTATGCTACCGGAGACGGTAAAGTTATCACCTCAGGCATTACAGAAACCGGATACGGAATTCAGGTGGAAATAAATCATGGCTATGGTTTTGTAACGAAATATGCCCACATGAGTAAGAGTTTAGTAAAAGTAGGCCAGGCGATAAGTCGCGGGCAGCTAATTGGCTTGGTTGGAAGCACCGGATGGTCCACCGGCCCGCACCTACATTATGAAGTAATCAAAAATGGTGTAAAAATAAATCCCGAAGATTATTACTACTCGAAACAACGCTAA
- a CDS encoding nuclear transport factor 2 family protein, protein MRTLKLLYRTLAMQTLFVSISSKNLLTTMLWGILICQFQNLNAQDKNSQEIRQVLEKQQTDWNKGRIEEFMQGYWHSDKLVFVGKSGLTWGWEPVLNNYQKNYDSPEKRGTLNFEIYQIKPLNPNNAYVIGKWKIERKNEIIQGHFLLIFQKIKKQWKIIADHTS, encoded by the coding sequence ATGAGAACTTTAAAATTACTGTACCGGACTCTTGCTATGCAAACGCTATTTGTGTCTATTTCATCTAAGAACTTACTGACTACTATGTTGTGGGGAATATTAATATGTCAATTTCAAAACCTAAATGCCCAAGATAAAAATTCACAAGAAATAAGGCAAGTTCTTGAAAAACAGCAAACTGATTGGAATAAAGGGCGAATAGAAGAGTTTATGCAAGGTTACTGGCATTCAGATAAATTGGTATTTGTAGGAAAATCCGGCCTAACTTGGGGCTGGGAGCCGGTACTGAATAATTATCAGAAAAACTATGATTCACCCGAAAAACGGGGTACTTTAAATTTTGAGATATATCAAATAAAACCACTAAATCCGAATAATGCTTATGTGATTGGAAAGTGGAAAATAGAACGAAAAAATGAAATAATTCAGGGGCACTTCCTGCTGATTTTTCAAAAAATCAAAAAACAATGGAAAATTATTGCAGACCATACGAGCTAA